One Dictyoglomus turgidum DSM 6724 DNA window includes the following coding sequences:
- a CDS encoding DUF3887 domain-containing protein: protein MRKILIIFLMVLLFTIIYAQEDEKAISEKFIYLLVSGRYEEARDFFDPSVKSMISVEKLEELWKSLEKQVGDFRSILGYRTEGSGVYRIVFVTCEFNLMDVDIRLVFANKKIVGMFFQPAPPRKSYTPPSYVDVNSFVEKDIKIGKEFSLPGKLVIPKGKGPFPVVILVHGSGPNDMDETIGPNKPFRDIAWGLGTLGIATLRYDKRTKIYPEKFSEYKDGFTVWEEVIEDVLFVIEFLKTQEEIDSNKIFILGHSLGGMLAPRIATYTKDVTGLIIMAGPTRSLEDLILAQTEYLFGIDGTIDEKEKAQLEIIKGEIQKIKDPDVSKKYPLSFMILGAPVKYWADLKSYDPVLTLSSLEIPALILQGERDYQVTLKDFEGWSKLSPFERITLKTYPKLNHLFMEGEEKSIPQEYYVESHIPEYVIKDIANWIKSF, encoded by the coding sequence ATGAGAAAGATTTTAATAATTTTTTTAATGGTTTTGCTTTTCACCATCATTTATGCTCAGGAAGATGAGAAGGCAATTTCAGAAAAATTTATCTATCTTCTTGTAAGTGGTAGGTATGAAGAGGCAAGAGATTTTTTCGACCCTTCTGTAAAATCTATGATTTCTGTTGAAAAATTGGAAGAATTATGGAAATCCCTTGAAAAACAAGTGGGGGATTTTAGGAGCATATTAGGATATAGGACGGAAGGATCAGGAGTATATAGAATAGTTTTTGTTACTTGCGAGTTTAATCTTATGGATGTGGATATAAGGCTTGTTTTTGCTAATAAAAAAATAGTGGGTATGTTTTTCCAGCCTGCGCCTCCTCGCAAGTCCTATACTCCTCCATCTTATGTAGATGTTAATTCTTTTGTAGAAAAAGACATTAAGATTGGAAAAGAATTTTCTCTTCCTGGAAAACTGGTAATTCCGAAGGGAAAAGGTCCTTTTCCAGTAGTTATTTTAGTCCATGGGAGTGGACCCAATGATATGGATGAAACCATAGGGCCCAATAAGCCTTTTAGGGATATTGCTTGGGGACTTGGAACCTTAGGTATAGCAACCTTAAGGTATGATAAAAGAACAAAGATTTACCCAGAAAAATTTAGTGAATATAAAGATGGGTTTACAGTTTGGGAAGAGGTAATAGAGGATGTACTTTTTGTTATAGAATTTTTGAAAACTCAAGAAGAGATTGATAGTAACAAGATATTTATCTTGGGGCATAGTCTTGGAGGAATGCTTGCTCCAAGAATTGCAACTTACACCAAAGATGTAACAGGATTAATAATAATGGCAGGTCCTACAAGATCTCTTGAAGACTTAATTCTTGCTCAAACAGAGTATCTCTTTGGTATTGATGGAACTATTGATGAAAAAGAGAAGGCTCAACTTGAGATTATAAAAGGTGAAATTCAAAAAATCAAAGATCCGGATGTTTCTAAGAAATATCCACTAAGTTTTATGATTCTTGGAGCGCCTGTAAAATATTGGGCAGATCTTAAAAGTTATGATCCTGTTCTTACCCTTTCAAGCTTAGAGATTCCTGCATTAATTCTTCAGGGAGAAAGGGATTATCAAGTAACTTTAAAAGATTTTGAAGGGTGGAGCAAGCTTTCTCCTTTTGAGAGAATTACTTTAAAAACCTATCCTAAGCTAAATCATCTATTTATGGAAGGAGAGGAAAAAAGCATTCCTCAAGAGTATTATGTGGAAAGCCATATTCCTGAGTATGTGATAAAAGATATTGCCAATTGGATAAAATCATTTTAG
- a CDS encoding glycoside hydrolase family 127 protein has product MPDTFIINTTNSPYSKLLPVAISEVSFTDGLLAERLRTIKEITIPTQYELLEQTQRLFNFRRAAGKTQGDYFGFFFNDTDVYKWIEAVSYTLIWEWDDDLDKLLDQVIEEIKLAQDEDGYLDTYFTFERKKERWTNLKDMHELYCAGHLIQAAVAHHRATGKTNLLEVAIKFADHIDSVFGPGKREGTSGHPEIEMALVELFLETRDYRYLNLAKFFIDERGKGLVGGDLYHIDHKPFRDLDEIVGHAVRSLYLNCGATDLYLEIGDISILNALERLWRNFTERKMYITGGAGARYEGESFGEEYELPNETAYAETCAAIASFMWNYRMLFAIPEGRFADIMEQTLYNGLLSGISLDGMHYFYVNPLADNGKHRRQKWFACACCPPNIARLIASLPGYVYTKSYEGIWLHLYTPNKAKIEWNNSIIEMEVKTNYPWDGEIDITINSDAHFSLFLRVPGWAKGYSIFVNHKDEEPQIVNGYAKIERDWKKGDNIRISLDMKPEIIVSNPKVKDNIGKIAVKRGPIVYCIEQIDNNFPICDLEVDIEKDLVPIYSEILKGVVTIKGKGYIPEKDLWKKNLYLPKKVLNSKRIEIEFTLIPYYAWANREQGPMQVWIRKA; this is encoded by the coding sequence ATGCCCGATACTTTCATTATAAATACCACAAATAGTCCCTATTCAAAGCTACTCCCTGTAGCCATATCAGAAGTAAGCTTTACCGATGGGCTTCTTGCAGAAAGATTAAGAACCATAAAAGAAATCACCATACCAACCCAATACGAACTTTTGGAGCAGACTCAAAGGCTTTTTAATTTTAGAAGAGCTGCAGGGAAAACCCAAGGAGATTATTTTGGGTTTTTCTTTAACGATACTGATGTTTATAAATGGATTGAAGCAGTATCCTATACTTTAATATGGGAATGGGACGACGACTTAGACAAACTATTGGATCAGGTAATTGAAGAGATTAAATTGGCTCAAGATGAGGATGGATATTTAGACACCTATTTTACCTTTGAAAGAAAAAAGGAAAGATGGACAAACCTTAAGGATATGCACGAGTTATACTGCGCAGGACATCTTATTCAAGCAGCTGTAGCCCATCACCGAGCAACAGGGAAAACCAATCTACTTGAAGTAGCAATAAAGTTTGCAGATCATATTGACTCGGTTTTTGGTCCTGGGAAAAGAGAAGGTACTAGTGGACATCCTGAAATTGAGATGGCACTTGTGGAACTTTTCCTAGAAACAAGAGACTATAGGTACTTAAATTTAGCAAAATTCTTTATAGATGAAAGAGGAAAAGGTCTTGTCGGAGGAGATTTATATCACATAGATCATAAGCCTTTTAGAGATTTGGATGAGATAGTAGGTCATGCAGTAAGATCCCTTTACTTAAACTGTGGAGCTACAGATCTCTACTTAGAGATTGGTGATATCTCCATACTAAATGCCTTAGAGAGACTTTGGAGAAACTTTACTGAAAGAAAGATGTATATCACAGGAGGTGCTGGAGCAAGATACGAAGGAGAATCCTTTGGAGAAGAGTATGAGCTTCCCAATGAAACAGCTTATGCAGAGACCTGTGCAGCCATTGCAAGCTTCATGTGGAACTACCGAATGCTCTTTGCCATACCCGAAGGTAGATTTGCAGATATCATGGAACAAACCCTTTACAATGGATTACTTTCAGGAATCTCCTTGGACGGTATGCATTACTTTTATGTAAATCCTCTTGCTGATAATGGAAAGCATAGAAGACAAAAATGGTTTGCCTGTGCCTGTTGTCCTCCTAACATTGCAAGGCTTATTGCAAGCCTTCCAGGATATGTGTACACAAAATCTTATGAAGGTATATGGCTTCATTTATATACACCCAATAAAGCCAAAATTGAATGGAATAACAGTATTATAGAAATGGAAGTAAAAACCAATTATCCATGGGATGGAGAGATTGATATAACAATAAATAGTGATGCTCACTTCTCACTCTTTTTAAGAGTCCCTGGTTGGGCAAAAGGATATTCCATATTTGTAAACCATAAAGATGAAGAACCACAAATAGTAAATGGTTATGCAAAGATAGAAAGGGATTGGAAAAAAGGAGATAATATAAGAATAAGTTTAGATATGAAGCCAGAAATTATAGTTTCTAATCCAAAAGTAAAAGACAATATTGGAAAAATTGCGGTAAAAAGAGGCCCTATTGTTTATTGCATAGAGCAAATAGATAACAATTTCCCTATATGTGATTTAGAAGTAGATATAGAAAAAGACCTCGTCCCAATATATTCGGAAATACTTAAAGGAGTCGTAACTATAAAAGGAAAAGGATATATTCCTGAGAAGGATCTGTGGAAAAAGAATTTATACCTACCTAAAAAGGTCCTTAACTCAAAAAGAATTGAGATAGAATTTACCTTAATACCCTATTATGCATGGGCAAATAGAGAACAGGGTCCTATGCAGGTATGGATAAGAAAGGCATAA
- a CDS encoding FadR/GntR family transcriptional regulator: MKPVTRTKLTESIIKAIMEYVNSQNLKVGDRLPSERDLSKALKVSRPLLREAIRVMEGLNLIEVKPGSGIFIKNPLGPDFSYLVLHIDLQEKERLLETLKVRKVLEKLAIEETLKNIDPEKLSRLEKLLTTLEEAIRRGDSGLEEIWNYYSTIYQFSNNKFLFSFLDGLKNIYLSWIDPQENPVFAEKTYSYHRELFEAIKNKDLNKISLLIDRFYKIWQEEIEKRYR; the protein is encoded by the coding sequence ATGAAGCCTGTAACAAGAACAAAGCTCACAGAAAGTATAATAAAAGCCATTATGGAATATGTAAACTCTCAAAATTTAAAGGTTGGAGATAGACTGCCCTCAGAGAGAGATCTCTCAAAAGCCCTTAAAGTAAGCAGGCCTCTACTCAGAGAGGCCATAAGAGTAATGGAGGGGCTAAATTTAATAGAAGTAAAGCCAGGGAGTGGAATATTCATTAAAAATCCCTTAGGGCCAGATTTTTCTTATTTAGTCTTGCATATTGATTTACAAGAAAAAGAGAGATTATTAGAGACATTAAAAGTAAGAAAAGTTTTAGAAAAATTAGCAATTGAGGAAACATTAAAAAATATCGATCCAGAAAAACTTAGTAGACTGGAAAAGTTATTAACAACTCTTGAAGAAGCAATAAGAAGAGGGGATTCAGGCTTAGAAGAAATTTGGAATTACTATAGTACAATTTACCAATTTTCTAATAATAAATTCCTGTTTAGTTTTTTAGATGGCTTAAAAAATATTTATCTTTCATGGATTGATCCACAAGAGAATCCAGTATTCGCAGAAAAAACTTATTCTTATCATCGAGAGTTATTTGAAGCTATAAAAAATAAAGATCTAAACAAAATCAGTTTATTAATTGATAGGTTTTACAAAATCTGGCAAGAAGAGATTGAAAAAAGGTATCGTTAA